In Clostridium thermosuccinogenes, the genomic stretch CTGAGCAGGTTTGAGGACAGCTACAAAAAATATGTACAGCAGGTTGCAGGGTACTGGGGAGCAGGCGGGTCTGTAGAATCCATCGCCAATGAGGCTATTCGCATGGCAGGTACCATGATCAGCATACTGCCTCTCCTGATTGTTTACTTCCTGCTGCAGAAGCATTTTGTAGAGAGCATAGAACGTACAGGCATAACGGGAGAATAACCATTTTACTGCTTATGATGGCTTTTAAGCCAATATGATATAACCCGGAAATATCCGGCCATTATTAAAAAAAAGACCAGCTAATTAAAGTCAAGAGCTTTTTTTGAAAAATAAAAGAATTTTTCAAAAAACACATGAGCTAAAAAAGGCATGACAACAAGACCACCCAGGTGAAGTAGACATAAAATAGCTGGTCCAAAATAGTAAGTTGCTCTTTGAAAACTAAACATCAAGTAACAGTACTATTAAGCTGCTGTATGCTTTGCTGCAAGATTCTTCGCATGTTCCTGAGGGCTACGTAGCTGATAAGGCTTTCTATCCCTAAGAACAGCAAAAATATAATTAACAAGCTTACGCATAACAGCTCCTAAGGCCACTTTTTTAGGCTTGTTCTGGCATTTGTTTTTGTAATATTCCATCAGTACAGGGTTGCAAGCTGTTTTGTCACGCTTAGTGCGGATATTAGCAAGAGCAATTGTGAAAAGTACCCTGCGAAGCAGCCTTGACCCCCTTTTTGACATCTTGTTTTGTGTGCCGGTAAACTCTCCGGACTGCATTACAGAGGGGTCAATGCCGAAATAAGCAACTAGCTTGCCTGGCTTTGAAAAAGCTGAAAAGTCGCCAATTTCAGCCAGAATGGTAACAGCAGAGATAAGTCCTATACCTGGAATGCTTTGTAGAAGCTCGAGAGTCAGTGCCAGCATGGGTATGTCCTTTGCCATATCTTCAGCAATCAATGAACGAATGGCTTTGAGGACTTTCTCAAGGTTTTCCTCCAAGGTTTTAATCATAGAGATATACACCCCAAGCATGGCAATATTTGAAGAGTTATTAATGCTCAAAGGTGCAAATTCTCTGGCCTTGGAGACCAAAAGCTCATACTTTGCAGTTGACCACTTAAGGCTTCTGCGGGAATTCTTTTGTATCAGTGCAATCAACTTGTTTCTGTTGGCTTTAAGAATATGCACAGGCGTAGGATATTTTTCTAATACTGCGAGAGCAGCCTTTGAAAAGATGTTAGGGAATACATCCTTGAAGTTTAGCATGAGTTGGTCAACAATACCTGTAAGCCTGTTTTTGTAGGCAGTAAGTTCGTCAGAGAGCTTGTAGTACTGTCGGCAAAGGCTTCGCAGACATTCAATATCTTCATCTGGGATATTAGTAGTTTTAAGCTCCTGAAATCTGTATAGCAGGGCAATTTTCCGGGCATCAACTTTATCATTTTTCACTTTCCTGATTCCAATATTTTTGATAGAATCAGTTTGGATGGGGTTTATGATGGAAACCTCAAATCCAGCTTTACAAAGTGAATGGAAAAGGATTTTGTGATAGTGCCCGGTGGATTCCATGACGACGAAAGGCCTAGAATCAAAGTCCTTTTCCGTTTTTTTCAGTAATTTAACGGCTCTTTCAACGTCAGAACTGGAATCATGGCGGATCTTCATGCGGGCAATTACTTCATTGGATGGAGAAAGAATTGCCATCTCACTAAAGAATTTACCTACATCGATTCCTGCCATAGGTCTGAAATTCATAAAAAATGCCTCCTTTACAAGATGAATGGACTTAAAAGTCTCCATTCCTTCCCATGTAAGCAAACAACCTTGCATGTGACACGAGGAACCAGCTTTAAGCTGGCCTCAACCAGCCAAATCATGTAGACTTACCGGAATGGATAAATACTCTTTTTTACGGGTAATCGGCCCGCTAAGGTCCGTCCCAGGAGGTGAAACACACACCTTCCAAGTCCGGAAAATATTATACATGATTGTCAAAGTTCAGGCCAACAGATGCTGGCATAATGGCTAAGATGTGAAGCCGGATGATGTGCTTGATGTTTGGAAAAGTATGAAGCTTAAAATGTTATGTTAACTATAAAAATTGATGGGTCAAACAGTGGCTTTGGTCACTGATTTAATACAATATTAATTGTACAAGGAGGAGTAAAATTATGACTAAAAAGTTAATTGCGCTACTGCTGGTATTGGTCATGACACTTTCAGTGATGACGGCCTGCAGCAAGGGGGATGATGGTAAATCTTCAACTACACCCTCATCTACTCCTGCAGCTGATGCACCAGCTACATCCGGTGACGAATCTTCAGGGGATGCTGGAGATGCTGGAAAGGATGCCGGAGGATTGCCGCCCATGACTACCGACAACATCACCTTGACTTATGCTTGCTGGGGATTAGCGGAAAAAGGTGAAATCGAGGTAAGGGATAAGCAGTTGGCGGCTTTTATGGAAGCTTACCCGAACATCAAAGTGGAATTCGTTGAAATTGAACAGGGCTCCTGGGACGAGGCTCTGTATAACAGAGCGGCAGCAGGTACTTTGCCCGATGTATTCTGGGTGTTCTCGGTTACCAACGCCGTAAAAAACCAGTGGGCACTGGATGTAACCGATATGTTTGATGCCGACCCGGATACTCAGGAAATATATCCCGGTATCAGGGAGATTTCCAAGATCAATGGCAGAAGATACCATGTTCCTGGCATCATGTTCCCCCATATGATATTCCTGAACAAAACCTTATTTGACAAGTATAATGTGCCGCTTCCAAGTTACGACTGGACTTTCGAGGATTTCAAAAAGATAGCTGAGGAGATCACCCATCCTGAAGAGTATTATTTTGGAACTTCCAACCCAATATATTACGATCTGATGGATGCATGGTACAATGGCACTACCCGTTATGGATGGGACGGACAAAACTACAACCTTGGTCAGACTTGGGTTGATGCCTGGAATTTAAGACTTGACTGGATTGACCGAAAAGTAGTGGAATGGATGAGTGCAGAGGAAAAAGAGCAGGTATTGGGAGATCCTTCTGCATGGCCTCCAGGAAAAGGGCGTGTTGCTATGCATATAGACTGGCCCTGGACTATAGCTCACTTTGAAGATGTCGTATCTCCTGAAACAGGATGTGAGTTCCTCTACTATCCGCTGCCGCAAGGACCTACAGGACGTCAGATGGCTATAGTTGATAACAGCGTTATCTCTGCGACCACCCAGCATCCAAGAGAGGCATGGGAACTGCAGAAATGGACTACATGGGGAGTGGAGGCTTGCAAAAACCGTTTCGAAGGATATAAAGAGGCTGGAGCACCCCTGTCCCGTATGCCTGTAATAACCAACAAGGAAGTTTGGCAGCAGATCATTGATGCCGCTCCTAATGAAGCCCTGAAAGCATTCTATGAGCATTTGACCGATATCGTACCTTCTCCGTGGCCTATTGCTCCGGGTTGGGGCGAATTTGAAGCGTGGATGGCTGAACAGGATATGTGGGGTAAGCTGGAGAGACGTGAAGTGCGTCCTGAAGATGTTGTGAAAGAGCTGAATGACAAACTGAACGAGTTCAAGCAGCAGTATATCGTTTCCATTGATTATTAATTATAATCAGTCATACGGGGATTCTTCCCTGTATGACTGCATCTTGTTATTTTTATCAGGTTTGGGGGTCGCAGTATGAGCGTAAGACAAATAACCAGAATAAATCCGAAGGGGTTTCACAGAAGCCAGTTAAAAATTTATGCCTATTTATTGCCCTTGGCAATATTTATGCTGTTGCCTATTTTATATATATTGAACCACGCTTTTAAGCCAGTTAATGAGTTGTTTGCCTTTCCGCCCAGGTTTTTTGTAGAGCACCCTACGCTGGAAAACTTCAGGAAGCTGTTTCAGGCGACGCAGCAGTCAGGCATCCCCATCGGACGGTATGTTTTCAACAGCATCGTGGTGACGGTTTTGGTGGTGTTTCTCACCGTGCTGATAAGCACCATGGCGGGTTTTGCCCTTTCAAAGCTGAAATTCAAGGGAAAAAACGTCTTGTTTGAAATCAATACCCTGGCTTTGATGTTCGTACCTGTGGCAGTCATGATCCCGAGGTATTTGACCATTGACAAGCTTCATATCATGGATACTTATCTGGCTCACATACTTCCGTTGTTATCCATGCCGGTAGGACTTTTCCTCATAAAACAGTTTATTGACCAGGTTCCGGATGAACTGATAGAAGCAGCGGTGGTGGACGGTGCTTCAATTTATAAAATATATTATAAAATCATCATACCGATGATCCGGCCGGCAATAGCTACAGTGGCTATATTGTCCTTTCAGTCGGTATGGAACAACACTGAAACCTCCACTTTGTTTGTAACTCAGGAGAGCATGAGAACTTTAGCTTTCTTTATGAACTCCCTGTCTTCCAACACAAATGTTGTGGCAGGACAGGGTATTGCGGCAGCTGCGGGCCTTATCATGTTCATACCCAATATTGTCCTCTTCATAATACTTCAGAGCAATGTGATGAACACTATGGCATACTCCGGCATGAAATAATCTGTTGTTTCGGCTGGAATCCGCCGATGGTGCCGTGATGGAAAGTGCTTACATGCCTTATAGGGAAAGGAGATACCCTTCCTTTTCCAATAGAGGCGATATTATAAAAGGATGAGGAGTGGATAGTTTTTGAAATTTATAAGGTGCCTTAGAGCAATAGCTGTAGTGTTATCTATCCAGATGCTGCTTGCCTCCCTCATCGGCTGTGACAGTGGACAATCTGATAACAGAGAGGTTGATGAAAGAATGGCGGAAAAAATACCTTACGAATTCAAGGTTGCCGAAACGTATAAAAACCCAATGGAGATTGCCGGACAGCACGGGGTTTGCCAATATACTGCAGGAAAGGAATACGGCATCGGCGATCCCTTCGTCATGCGCTATAATGGAAAATACTACCTGTATCCTTCCTCCTGCGAGAACAAGGTAAAGGTTTTTGAATCTACCGATCTGGTGAACTGGGAATATAAGGGCTATGTCACCGAAGGCTCGGATGTATATTTTGCTTATGCTCCTGAAGTGGTTTATTATGACGGCATGTTCTATATGACCACATCTCCGGAAGGAAAAGGGCATTACATTTTGAAGAGTGAGAGTCCTCTGGGGCCATTTAAGCGTATCACAGATAATTTCGGGCATGTGATTGACGGGTCTTTTTGGATTGATGATGATGACAGGTTGCTTTTTATCTTTCCCGAGGCATCCATTATAAAGGCTGCGGAAATAGATACAAAAACCATGCTCCCGGTTGCCAAAAGGACCCATTTCAATGCTACACTTAAGGGATGGACCGAAGGACCCGGCATTTTCAGAAGAGGAGAATATCATTATCTGACTTACACCGGCAACCATGTGCTTAGCAGGGGATACAGGGTGGCCTATTCCTATACCAAAGGGAACAATCCCTTAGGACAGTATATAATGCCCGAGGATAATATCCTGTATATACGCTCAGAGCATGACGACGAATATACGGGTCTTGGGCACAGCTCAAATGTCATAGGCCCGGATCTGGACAGCATTTATGCTCCCTATCACAATCTGGTAGGCCTGGCCGGTCCCCAGAGAAGATACTGCCTGGACCGGTTGCTGACCAATGGCAGCGTTGTTTACAGTACGGGACCAACCAGCTTTGATGTTCCTATTCCTGCCATGCCGGAGATATACGGATGGCTGGACGATCCGAAAGATACTGCTGCAGAGAAGCACTTCGTGATAAACGATGATGGTGTCACAAGCAAAAATGAGGTGCAGGATGTATTTACTGCGGAATATAACTTCAGGCTGGATGGATCGGAGAAAAGCCCGGTGGATCTCAAGTTTGGAATAAAAGGTGCATCCTGGTGGGCAGTCAGGGTAGATACCGAAAAAAATACTCTCAGCCTGTTGTCTGTTGAAGATGGGAATGAGAAGACCATAGCCTCCGAAAAGATACACGTGTCCCATGGATATACCAGATTGTGCACGGTTCGAGTGGAGAATACTGCCGCCGTAAGCTATATATATTTCAATTCAGCGCGCAAGCTGACCGTGAAAAATGCAGGTATCACCGGGGGCAAGATAGGTGCTTCCGGCAAGGGCGTCACATTTGGATATATCGGTGCCAACAGCGACGCTTTGGGATCGGGGGATTACGATGCTGTCAAGAACATACCGGGCAAGTTTGCAGCAATGCATTATATAAAAGGAGAAAACAGGGGCTTTAATATATCCAAAGCCGCTTTAAAGCCTGAAGGGATACGATATGGAGAAAAGGAAAACAGCATATTGAACAAGGACGGCTCTTATTCTTTAGTTCTTGACACACCCGGAGATTATGTAGTATACCCGGTAAATGTAAGCAACGACGGCATGTACAGCGTAGGTGCAAAGCTTGCTCCGGAAAGCAGTGGCGCGGTATATGAGTTGATTATGGATGGGGACACGGAACAGACATATCGTTTTACCGTACCGGAAACGGAAGGTGTAAAAACCGACAATGTCAGCGTAAATTTGGGAACACTGCCGCTTAAGGCAGGATTTCATACCATGACTTTGCGGCTTTTAAAAGGTGAAATGAAGATCAATATGTTTGAGTTCTACTCATCCGCGAAAGAGCCATGGGCTTACAAGAGCGTTTTTAAGATCAATGAAGACAGAAAAGACTGGATATTTTACGGACCATGGAGAATGAGCAGCGGAAAACTGACCATAGGAGAAGGAAATAGCGGTTTTGCCTTAATCGGCGAAACAGGCATGAATGATTATGTTATTGAGGCTGATGTGGACATACCGCGAAAAGGAGCAGGGGATTCCGGTCTGATGTTCAGGGTGACCAATCCTTCCATTATGGAACACCAGGTACGGGAATCTTTTATAGGGTATGGCATCAGCATTGGAGATGGCAGCATTACCCTCAGCAAATATAATTACGGGAAGATCGGCAACAGCCAAATCGTAAGCATCAAAGAGATAAAAGGCTCAGATAAGGTTAAACTGAAGGTGGTTGTCAGCAACAACATCTTCCGGATATATATAAATGACCAGGAAAAACCGGTTCTTGAATACATGGATGCACAAGCCTGGCTTCATGGAAAAGTGGGCTTCTATAGCTTTGGAAAGGAACTGACGGTCAACAACCTGTCTGTAGTTTCTATAGATAATGAAAAATAAGGAATAGATAAACGAAAAACTAACACGGGATTTATACGAAAGAACATTTATACGAAAAGGAGAGACAAAGATGCAGGTAAATAATACGGCAATACCTAGGCCAGAACATCCCAGGCCGGATTTTGAGAGGAAACACTGGATGAACCTTAACGGAACATGGAGATTTGATTTTGATGATACCGACAGGGGTGAGAAGGAAAAGTGGCATTTAGATCACGATTTTGAAAGGGAGATAACTGTTCCTTTTTGCTATCAAAGCAAGTTGAGCGGTATAGGCGACGAATCCCATCATGAGGTGCTGTGGTACCAGCGGGAATTCACAGTACCGTCGGATTTTGACGGCAAGCGGATTTTTCTGCACTTTGGAGCGGTGGATTATTTTGCAAAGGTCTGGGTGGATGGTGTTTATCTGGGCAGCCATACAGGCGGATATTTACCCTTCAAATTTGATATAACCGATTATGTAAAGACAGATGCGACAACAACCCATAAGGTCACGGTACGGGTGGAGGACAGCAGATCCTGTATACAACCTAGAGGCAAGCAGAACTGGAAGGATGAGCCTTTCGGCTGCTGGTACACGCCTGTAAGCGGAATATGGCAGACAGTCTGGCTGGAAGCAGCAGGCATGGTTTATGCCGAAAGGGTAAGAATTACCCCGAATGTGGATGAGAGGAGCGTCTTTTTTGAAACTTACTTAAATTCTGTACCTGAAGAGGCTAAATTGCAGATAACCATCAGCTATCAAGGGGAAAAGGTCAATCAAATACTTACCGATGTAAAAGAACGCTGCATCAGGACTACCATAAACCTGCTGGAAACCGACAAGGTGGATGCAATTCATTACTGGTGGCCTTCCAATCCCTGCCTCTATGATGTGGACATTACCGTGTATTCCGGAGAAGCGGCCATAGATCAAGTATCGACTTACTTTGGGATGAGAAAGGTACACTGTGATAATGGCTGGGTATACATCAACAATATACCCTTCTATCAAAAGCTTATACTTGATCAAGGCTATTGGCCCGACAGCCTGCTGACACCTCCCAGCGACGAGGCCATCATCCTTGACATAGAAATGACCAAAAAGTTTGGATATAACGGAGCGCGAAAGCATCAGAAAATAGAAGATCCGCGATATTATTACTGGGCGGATAAAATGGGGCTGCTGGTGTGGGGTGAGTTGCCCAGTTCCTATGACTTTTGCACTGAAGAGATGGAAAACATCTTTGATACCATGAAAGGCTTCATAGACCGGGATTATAACCATCCGTGCATCATTACCTGGGTGCCCCTGAACGAATCCTGGGGTGTTCGCAATATATATGCCGATAAAAAGCAGCAGAAATTTGCCCGAGGCCTTTACCATTTGATCAAGGCTCTGGACGACAGCCGCCTGGTGAGCACCAATGACGGTTGGGAACATGTGGATACGGATATTGTTTCCATACACGATTACACCGCCTGGGGGCATGAGCTGTCTCCGGAATACAGCGATATAGACCAGGCAGTGAAAGGTGCGCCCAACAAATACCGCAACACTTTCGCCAAAGGCTTTAATTATACCGGCCAGCCTGTCCTGTGCACGGAGTATGGTGGAATAGCCTTTGAAAAGGACAGTGGAAACGGTAATTGGGGTTATAACGGTGCGGTAAAGGATGAGGAGGAATTCCTGAAACGCTTTGGAGACATAACCCGGGCTTTCAAAGCCATGCCGTACATGAGAGGCTACTGCTACACCCAGCTTACCGATGTGTTTCATGAGGTAAACGGGTTGATGGATATGAACAGAAAACCAAAGGTAGATCCCGGCAGGGTGGCTGAAATTAACAAGTAGATCAGCCGTTGCCCTGCCTTGCAGGTAGGAGAAGGTTATGAAGCATTTTAAGCGTGCAATTGGCACAGCGTTCATATTGGCTTGCTCTATAATTTATTTGGCAGTAGTCCCGGTAGGATGCACCAGGACTACTGCAGTTTACAAACCAAAAGAAAATGAATGGAAGGTAGATAGCATGATTAAAAACCCTATAATCCTTCCGGAAAAGCCGGGGGATGGTGCTGCAGATCCTTTTATCATGAGGTATAACGGCTGGTATTATCTGTACACAACAGGCGTTGTGAACATCTGGCGCTCAAAGGATCTGGCCAACTGGTCCTATGTCGGAACGGCAAATGATGCTAAACCCCTATCGGCGGCATATGCACCGGAGGTTTATTACTGGAACGGAAAGTTCTACATGTATACTTCCCCGGCAGGCAACGGGCATTATATACTGGAGGCGGATGAGCCTACAGGCCCCTTCATCCGTGTGACGGAAAACCTGGGTTTGTCTATCGATGGCTCCATCTTTATTGATGATGACGGTTCATGGCATTTCACCCGCGCTGATTCCAGGGGAATTATCGGGCATGAGATGTCTTCTCCCACAGAAATCGATCCAAAAGGAGTAAATTTAGGAGCATATATGGGGCACTGGACGGAAGGCCCGATGATTATAAAACGGAATGGACGCTATTTCATGACCTATACCGGAAATCATTTTCAAAGCAGAGGGTACCGGGTGAATTATTGCGTGTCGGAAGAAGGACCCTTCGGACCTTATAACAAGCCATCCGATAGTCCTATCCTGATAAATGACATGGATATTTCCCGTTCCCTGGGACACAGCTCCTTTGTATACGGGCCAGACCTTGATTCCATGTATATAGCATACCATTCCTATACAGTCAACATTTCGCCCAGAGTGCTCAATATTGACAGGCTATCCTTTAATGGCAGCCGCATGTATGTCAACGGGCCAACCTGGTTTGAAATGCCTGTAGCCGACATGCCCAGCTATGCTCTCTGGCCTGAGGACGATCCGGCTTCACAAATGGACAGAACATCTCTGGATAATATGGAGAGCTTGCTGTCAAAGGAGGAAACCGGGAATACCTTTACGGCGGAATGGAACCTGTCGGGAGGAAATGGAGATACCGGAGTTGTGCTGTGTAAAAATGACGATGGTGATTATATAAGGATATTGTGGCTAAAGGACAGCAGCAGTGTAGTTGTTGAAAAGCACGAAAAAGGTGCCTTCAGAACCTTAGGCAGCTTTGAGCTGCCAAATGGATTCCGGCGGGATGCGCTCCACACTGTTAAAGTGCAGTACTGCCCGGAGCTGCTGGATGTGTATTTTGATGGCATGCACAAGCTGGAATATAAAAATCCGGGACCTGGGTCAGGACGCATTGGGTATGTTTATGAAGGATCACAGCCTTCCATAGGTTTCACCGGTTTTTCCGACGCATATAAAGGTTCGGGGGATTATAAAGCTGTTAAACCCATACCCGGCAGATTCGATGCGGTTCATCACCTGCCGGAAAGAAATAAGGGGAATGGAGGCAGCATCGCTAACGGCACCCTGGCTGGGGATATCAATACTTTAATCCTTGAAAAGAAAGGCGCATGGGCATCTTACCGGGTCAACGCCGAAAAGGACGGCACCTATGGCATAGCTCTGCAGGTAAGCAAGAGCACACAGGAGAATATTGAAGTGGAGGTGCTGGAGGACGGACAAAGCCTGGGTGTATTCAGCCTGAAAGAGCTCAGTGAGCTGCGGCGCAGCACTGGGGAATCAAAAGGCATTGACAGGGCAGAGAGGGAAGAAAAGGCGGAATCGGAGATAAAAACCGAAGCAGACTTTGTTAAAATCCCTCTGGGCACGATATCCCTGAAAGCTGGCATGCATCAACTGGCATTGCGGCTGGCCGGCGGTGAAAATCTCGAAATACTGTCGGTGGAAATCTATGGCGAGGATAGCAGCGCTTTGCCAGCAGAATATGATATGACAGGCTGGCACCGGGACATGAAAGTATATGGACATGGCAGCTTCAGTTTTGACGAAAAAGGCATGGGCAATCCTGACAGGGAGGATATGAAAATGACGGTAGGAAGCCGCACCTGGACCGATTACATAATAGACGTAGAAGTAACTCCCGGACGTTTCGGAATGGGAAGGTCGGGGCTTTTATTCAGGGCTTCCAATGAGTCTTATCATCCCCACCAGAATAACAATGCTCTGCAGGGTTACTTTGCAGGGATGGACAGTGACGGCATATTCCTTAAGCGTATGAATTATGAAGATACCAAGGAGATTGCAAAAGTGCCTTTCAAAGCAGCGGAAGGGGTTACATACTCCATGAGGGTAGAGGCACGAGGCAACAGCATAAAGGTCTATGTAAACGACATGGATAACCCGGTGATAGAATACTGCGACCCCAATCCATTCCTGTTTGGAAGGGTTGGAGTATGGTCCTTCAAGGATGTGGCAGTTTATAAAAACTTAAAAATTGCTCTTTTACAGGATAAGGGATAATGGAAATAAAATAATGAGTTTTTGATTAGGAAAACCGCCGTAAGGCGGTTTTTTTCTTTTTGCACTAAATTGTCAGAAATTTTTAAGAAAAAGGCCATCTTTTTCGTAAGTTATATGTTTTAGCATGGTAATGGGCGAAATGGGGTTTATTTTATGCTAAAATAGGAAAGAAGGTGGGGATATGTATGGACAAACCATGTATACTGGTTGTGGATGACGATAGAGAGATTGTAAAGGCAATATCCATCAATCTTGAGAATGAAGGTTACCGTGTTCTGAAAGCATATGACGGGTTGCAGGCTCTTGATATGTTGAGCAGCCAGAGTGTCCAGCTTATTTTGCTTGATGTCATGATGCCCAAACTGGATGGGCTTTCTGCCACAATGAAAATAAGGCAGGATAAGAATATTCCGATAATAATACTGTCGGCAAAGTCGGAGGACACTGACAAGGTGTTGGGACTTTCCATGGGGGCCGATGACTATGTAACAAAGCCGTTTAATCCCATGGAGCTCATGGCCAGGGTCAAATCACAGCTTCGCAGGTATATGACCCTCGGGGACATAAAT encodes the following:
- a CDS encoding response regulator transcription factor; amino-acid sequence: MDKPCILVVDDDREIVKAISINLENEGYRVLKAYDGLQALDMLSSQSVQLILLDVMMPKLDGLSATMKIRQDKNIPIIILSAKSEDTDKVLGLSMGADDYVTKPFNPMELMARVKSQLRRYMTLGDINVKGKSNLLRSGGLCFDPDTYTLTVDGEPVKLTPTETKIVELLLRNAGRVFSTEEIYERVWEGPAYGAENTVMVHIRRIREKIEINPKEPKYLKVVWGIGYKIEKI